In the genome of Sebastes umbrosus isolate fSebUmb1 chromosome 14, fSebUmb1.pri, whole genome shotgun sequence, one region contains:
- the LOC119501997 gene encoding tryptase-2-like: MAFSRVLTVLVLIHNTGGLLGAEMRSSITGGHDAPEGRWPGMVHVNLTDGKSAKWRCSGTILDSQWILTAANCWKSSRHPVPVWHRSFIAVGSYNLQKASARYMEISTVLLHPAYRALSSGYINDIALVKLEKSLRFSQQVAPVSLPSADDTFGSSSECWIVGWVRQPGQDILQEMEISIIPHSVCYVKYPALTSDMLCVGELVTGGKDKYKVCMAFVRPDYDGPLMCRAAGGGYVQVGIMSYGGPDGCGVPGRPIIYTQVSKYLRFINVYMGH; the protein is encoded by the exons ATGGCCTTCAGCAGAGTCCTCACTGTGCTGGTACTGATCCACAACACCGGAG GTTTGCTTGGGGCTGagatgaggagctctatcaccgGGGGCCACGATGCTCCAGAGGGCAGATGGCCGGGGATGGTCCACGTGAACTTAACTGATGGTAAAAGCGCCAAGTGGCGCTGCAGCGGCACCATCCTCGACAGTCAGTGGATTCTGACTGCTGCAAACTGCTGGAAAAGCAGTAG ACATCCTGTGCCTGTATGGCATAGATCATTTATCGCGGTCGGCTCATACAACCTGCAGAAGGCTAGTGCGCGTTACATGGAAATATCTACTGTCTTGCTCCACCCTGCGTACCGGGCCCTGAGCAGTGGCTACATCAACGACATCGCCCTGGTAAAGCTGGAGAAATCGTTACGGTTCAGTCAGCAGGTGGCCCCAGTGAGTCTGCCCAGCGCTGATGACACCTTTGGTTCGTCATCTGAGTGCTGGATCGTTGGCTGGG TTCGACAGCCGGGTCAGGACATCCTTCAGGAGATGGAGATTTCCATCATTCCTCACAGTGTGTGTTACGTCAAGTACCCTGCGCTGACTTCAGACATGCTGTGTGTCGGAGAGCTGGTGACTGGAGGGAAGGACAAATACAAA gtgTGTATGGCTTTTGTACGTCCAGATTACGATGGCCCGCTGATGTGTCGTGCAGCCGGCGGTGGTTACGTGCAGGTGGGCATCATGAGTTATGGGGGTCCGGACGGTTGTGGTGTCCCAGGCCGCCCCATCATCTACACCCAAGTGTCCAAGTATCTGCGCTTCATCAATGTTTACATGGGCCACTAG